From the Methanocaldococcus fervens AG86 genome, the window ATCATATCCCCCTTTATTTTTAGTTTTTATTAGTTTTTTATTTTTTATTTATTCTTTAATTTTATTTCTCTTTCTTAAAACTTCATCAACAATCTCCTTAAACACTTCCTCAGTTATAAATTTACCACTTTCTCTAACTTCCTTAACTCTCTTAACGATTTCACACAACGTATCTCTATCGTAATCAATACCCATAAGCTTTAACTTATAGGCAACAGCCCTACATCCAGAATGCTTTCCTAACAAAATGTTTCTTTTAAGCCCTATTTTTTCTGGAAGGAATGGCTCATAGGTTAATGGATTCTCAATAACTGCATCCACATGTATTCCACTCTCGTGAGCAAAAACCAACTCTCCAACTATTGGTTTGTTCTTTGGAAGCTTTATTCCTGAATACTCCTCAACCATTCTGCAAAGTTCTGGAAGCACTTCCAAATTTAATCCCAAATCAACATCATACAAAACAGTTAAAGCCATAATCAGCTCTTCTAAAGCAGCATTTCCAGCCCTCTCTCCAATTCCATTAACTGTTGTAGAAACTGCTTTAGCTCCTCCAATTAAACCATATATTGAGTTTATAACTGCAAATCCAAAGTCGTTGTGGCAGTGAACTCCAATATGTGCCTTTTTCAAATTCTCTTTTAACGTTC encodes:
- a CDS encoding homocitrate synthase family protein → MDFLFENSWKAVCPYNPKLDLKDIYIYDTTLRDGEQTPGVCFTKEQKLEIARKLDELGLKQIEAGFPIVSEREADIVKTIANEGLNADILALCRALKKDIDKAIECDVDGIITFIATSPLHLKYKFNGKSLDDILNMGVEAVEYAKEHGLFVAFSAEDATRTPIEDLIKVHKAAEEAGADRVHIADTTGCATPQSMEFICRTLKENLKKAHIGVHCHNDFGFAVINSIYGLIGGAKAVSTTVNGIGERAGNAALEELIMALTVLYDVDLGLNLEVLPELCRMVEEYSGIKLPKNKPIVGELVFAHESGIHVDAVIENPLTYEPFLPEKIGLKRNILLGKHSGCRAVAYKLKLMGIDYDRDTLCEIVKRVKEVRESGKFITEEVFKEIVDEVLRKRNKIKE